The following proteins are encoded in a genomic region of Nicotiana sylvestris chromosome 4, ASM39365v2, whole genome shotgun sequence:
- the LOC138889408 gene encoding uncharacterized protein yields MPIGKLEKWQILLREFEIVFVTKKAVKGQALVDHLAENPVGGEYEPLKTYFPDEEVLFVGDDITETYDGWRMFFDGAANFKGVDIGAILVSETTQHYSVTAKLIFLCTNNMVEYEACILGLNLVIDINIQELLAIGDSTFLVHQILGEWATNNTKILPYLYHVQELMKRFTKIEFKHVPRIQNEFEDALDTLSSMIQHPDTNFIDPILVRIHNQPAYCAHVKEETDGNP; encoded by the coding sequence ATGCCTATAGGGAAACTAGAAAAATGGCAGATACTGTTGCGTGAATTTGAAATTGTCTTTGTAACTAagaaggcggtcaagggacaggcattAGTAGATCATCTTGCAGAAAATCCtgtaggaggagaatacgaaccattgaaaacatattttcccgatgaagaagtattATTTGTAGGAGATGATATCACTGAAActtatgacggttggagaatgttcttcgatggggccgcaaacttcaaaggagtggatATTGGAGCCATTTTGGTATCAGAGACAACTCAGCATTACTCGGTAACCGCAAAACTCATATTTttgtgcaccaacaatatggtagaatatgaggcttgcattttgGGGCTCAATTTGGTCATTGACATAAATATCCAAGAATTACTGGCAATTGGTGATTCAACATTTCTGGTACATCAGATTCTAGGAGAGTGGGCtacaaataatacaaaaatactaccgtacttgtatcatgtgcaagagttgatgaagaggttcacaaagatagagttcaaacatgttccgagaatccagaatgagttcgaaGACGCATTGGACACTTTGTCTTCCATGATACAGCACCCGGATACGAATTTTATCGACCCTATTCTAGTaagaatccataatcagccagcctATTGCGCTCATGTTAAAGAAGAAACGGATGGGAATCCTTga